From Odontesthes bonariensis isolate fOdoBon6 chromosome 21, fOdoBon6.hap1, whole genome shotgun sequence, a single genomic window includes:
- the scpep1 gene encoding retinoid-inducible serine carboxypeptidase, with protein MGRLQVVFGVCFLLGVTARKGVSSPLAGGKEAWDYVEVRDGAHMFWWLYYADSPSARYQDLPLVLWLQGGPGGSGSGFGNFEEIGPLGRDLKPRKTSWVQAASVLFVDNPVGTGFSYSQRSDGFATNVATVASDMLVLLKHFFTERAEFQTIPFYIFSESYGGKMAAAISLELTKAIAQGSVRCSFAGVALGDSWISPLDSVMTWGPYLYTTSLLDDYGLADVSSAAEAVKQAVEQQQFLKATELWSVAETVVEQNTNGVNFYNILTQEPDDKLPFSGGEDFISLQASRHLRPLHRQSLSELMNGPIRKKLAIIPQNVTWGGQAEEVFSNMAGDFMKPVVDIVDQLLTAGVNVTVYNGQLDLIVDTMGQELWVKRLEWEGLPSFNKLRWSPLDDPASPGITGAFYKTYKNFAFFWILKAGHMIPSDQGPMALQMLKMITEQH; from the exons ATGGGTCGGCTTCAGGTGGTCTTCGGTGTGTGCTTCCTGCTCGGTGTTACCGCCCGGAAAG GGGTCTCCTCTCCGCTGGCCGGAGGAAAGGAAGCATGGGACTACGTGGAAGTGAGGGACGGAGCCCACATGTTCTGGTGGCTGTACTACGCGGACAGCCCGTCTGCTCGGTATCAGGATCTGCCCCTGGTCCTGTGGCTCCAG GGTGGACCAGGAGGATCAGGAAGTGGCTTTGGCAACTTTGAGGAAATCGGACCTTTGGGCAGAGATCTAAAGCCCAGAAAGACGAGCTGG GTCCAGGCAGCCAGTGTGTTATTTGTGGACAATCCTGTGGGCACCGGCTTCAGCTACTCACAGAGGTCAGATGGCTTTGCCACCAACGTTGCCACGGTGGCCTCGGACATGCTGGTGCTGCTTAAACACTTCTTCACAGAGAGGGCTGAGTTCCAG ACCATTCCCTTCTACATCTTCTCTGAGTCGTATGGAGGGAAGATGGCAGCTGCTATTTCTTTGGAGCTTACCAAG GCAATAGCCCAAGGGTCGGTGAGATGCAGCTTTGCTGGCGTGGCTCTTGGGGACTCATGGATTTCCCCCCTAG ACTCTGTCATGACGTGGGGACCATACCTCTACACCACT TCTCTGCTGGATGACTACGGCCTGGCTGATGTCAGCAGTGCAGCAGAAGCCGTGAAGCAGGCCGTGGAGCAGCAGCAGTTCCTTAAAGCCACCGAGCTGTGGTCTGTGGCTGAGACTGTGGTGGAGCAG AACACCAATGGAGTCAACTTCTACAACATACTCACCCAGGAGCCAGATGACAAACTCCCTTTCTCTGGAGGAGAGGACTTCATCT CTCTGCAGGCGAGCCGCCACCTCCGCCCTCTCCACAGGCAGTCGCTGAGTGAGCTGATGAATGGACCAATCAGGAAAAAGCTGGCCATTATTCCCCAGAATGTCACCTGGGGAG GTCAGGCAGAGGAAGTGTTCAGCAACATGGCAGGAGACTTTATGAAGCCAGTGGTGGACATAGTGGACCAGTTGTTGACTGCTGGAGTCAATGTCACCGTTTATAATGGACAGCTGGATCTCATAGTGGACACTATGG GTCAGGAGCTTTGGGTCAAACGGCTGGAGTGGGAAGGACTTCCTAGTTTCAACAAGCTGAGGTGGAGCCCCCTGGATGACCCGGCCTCCCCTGGCATTACTGGAGCTTTCTATAAGACTTACAAGAACTTTGCTTTCTTCTGGATCCTCAAAGCTGGTCACATG ATCCCCTCTGACCAGGGACCTATGGCCTTGCAGATGCTGAAGATGATCACCGAGCAGCACTGA